One genomic region from Vannielia litorea encodes:
- a CDS encoding O-acetylhomoserine aminocarboxypropyltransferase/cysteine synthase family protein, translating to MSYGFDTLQIHAGARPDPATGARQTPIYQTTAYVFRDADHAAALFNLQEVGYIYSRLTNPTVAVLQERIATLEGGAGAVCCSSGHAAQIMALFPLMGPGRNVVVSTRLYGGSITQFSQTIKRFGWSAKFVDFDDLDAIEAAIDDDTRAVFCEAIANPGGYITDLPAVAKVADKAGLPLIVDNTSATPYLCRPIEHGATLVVHSMTKYLTGNGTVTGGVVVDSGKFDWAASGKFPSLSEPEPAYHGLKFAETFGPLAFTFHGIAIGLRDLGMTLNPQAAHYTLMGIETLSLRMERHVANAKKIAGWLETHPNVEAVTYAGLPSSPYAGRVKTVCPKGAGGLFTVTLKGGYEACVKTVDSLELFSHVANLGDTRSLVIHSASTTHRQLTEEQQVAAGAAPNVLRLSIGIEDADDLIADLGQALEKAHQ from the coding sequence ATGAGCTACGGCTTCGACACGCTTCAGATTCACGCAGGCGCACGGCCCGATCCGGCGACCGGCGCGCGGCAGACGCCGATCTATCAGACCACGGCCTATGTGTTCCGCGATGCCGATCACGCCGCCGCGCTCTTCAACCTGCAGGAAGTGGGCTACATCTACTCGCGGCTGACCAACCCCACCGTGGCGGTGCTGCAGGAGCGGATCGCCACGCTGGAGGGCGGCGCGGGTGCGGTGTGCTGCTCGTCGGGCCATGCGGCGCAGATCATGGCGCTCTTCCCGCTGATGGGGCCGGGGCGGAATGTGGTTGTTTCGACAAGGCTTTACGGCGGGTCGATCACCCAGTTCAGCCAGACGATCAAGCGCTTCGGCTGGTCGGCCAAGTTTGTGGATTTCGACGATCTGGATGCCATCGAGGCGGCGATCGACGACGACACGCGGGCGGTCTTCTGCGAGGCCATCGCCAACCCGGGCGGCTACATCACCGACCTGCCCGCCGTGGCCAAGGTGGCCGACAAGGCGGGGCTGCCGCTGATCGTCGACAACACCTCGGCCACCCCCTACCTCTGCCGCCCGATCGAGCATGGCGCGACGCTGGTGGTGCATTCGATGACCAAGTATCTCACCGGCAATGGCACCGTGACGGGTGGCGTGGTGGTGGATTCGGGCAAGTTCGACTGGGCGGCTTCGGGCAAGTTCCCCTCGCTCTCCGAGCCGGAGCCTGCCTATCACGGCCTCAAGTTCGCCGAGACCTTCGGGCCGCTGGCCTTTACCTTCCACGGCATCGCCATCGGGCTGCGTGACCTCGGGATGACCCTGAACCCGCAGGCCGCCCATTACACGCTGATGGGCATCGAGACCCTCAGCCTGCGGATGGAGCGGCACGTGGCCAACGCCAAGAAGATCGCCGGCTGGCTGGAGACCCACCCGAACGTGGAGGCCGTGACCTACGCCGGCCTGCCCTCCTCGCCCTATGCCGGGCGGGTCAAGACGGTTTGCCCCAAGGGCGCGGGCGGACTCTTCACGGTGACGCTGAAGGGGGGCTACGAGGCCTGCGTGAAGACGGTGGACAGCCTCGAGTTGTTCTCCCACGTGGCCAACCTCGGGGACACCCGGAGCCTCGTGATCCACTCTGCCTCCACCACCCACCGCCAGCTTACCGAGGAGCAGCAGGTGGCGGCCGGGGCCGCGCCGAACGTGCTGCGGCTTTCCATCGGAATCGAGGATGCCGACGACCTGATCGCCGACCTCGGGCAAGCGCTGGAGAAGGCGCACCAATAG
- a CDS encoding cryptochrome/photolyase family protein, translating to MSAPRLVLVLGDQLTPSVAALAAAEKGRDVVVMAEVAVETDYVRHHPKKIALIFAAMRKFAARLAEDGWQVAYTRLDDDQNAGSIPGELLRRAEEHGAKQVIATRPGEWRLIEALEDCPLKIDLLEDTRFIASHDDFEQWAKGRKALRMEYFYREMRRKTGLLMEGGEPAGDKWNYDHDNRKPAEDDLFLPKPLWFEPDEATEEVLSLVESRFGKNFGKLRPFGFATTAEEAEKVLSHFIDDALENFGTYQDAMLQNQRFLYHSLISAYLNIGLLNPLDVCQRVEAAWKEGKAPINAAEGFIRQILGWREYVRGIYFHEGPEYPRRNALNHQRSLPPLYWGAETKMNCLSQAVKQTEEEAYAHHIQRLMITGNFALIAQINPAEVHEWYLEVYIDAFEWVEAPNTVGMSQFADGGVIASKPYVSSGNYINKMSDYCGACAYSVSKKTGEGTCPFNLLYWHFLLRHRDRFEQGPRTAQMYRTWDRMDEARRKTVLREAETFLDRMSKGETV from the coding sequence GTGAGCGCACCCCGCCTCGTCCTCGTTCTGGGAGACCAGCTGACCCCCTCCGTCGCCGCCCTCGCGGCGGCGGAGAAGGGCAGGGACGTGGTGGTCATGGCCGAGGTGGCGGTGGAAACCGACTACGTCCGCCACCACCCCAAGAAGATCGCCCTGATCTTCGCCGCCATGCGCAAATTCGCCGCCCGTCTCGCGGAGGATGGCTGGCAAGTCGCCTACACCCGTCTCGATGATGATCAGAACGCCGGCTCCATCCCCGGCGAACTCCTCCGCCGCGCCGAGGAGCATGGCGCGAAACAGGTCATCGCCACCCGCCCCGGCGAATGGCGCCTGATCGAGGCGCTGGAGGATTGCCCGCTCAAGATCGACCTGCTGGAAGACACCCGCTTCATCGCCAGCCACGACGACTTCGAGCAATGGGCCAAGGGCCGCAAGGCTCTGCGGATGGAGTATTTCTATCGCGAGATGCGCCGCAAGACCGGCCTGCTGATGGAGGGGGGCGAGCCCGCTGGCGACAAGTGGAACTACGACCACGACAATCGCAAACCCGCCGAAGATGACCTCTTCCTGCCCAAGCCCCTCTGGTTCGAACCGGATGAGGCCACCGAGGAAGTGCTAAGCCTCGTCGAGTCCCGCTTCGGCAAGAACTTCGGCAAACTCCGCCCCTTCGGCTTTGCCACAACCGCCGAAGAAGCCGAAAAGGTGCTCAGCCACTTCATCGACGACGCGCTGGAGAACTTCGGCACCTATCAGGACGCGATGCTGCAAAACCAGCGCTTCCTCTATCACTCCCTGATCTCCGCCTACCTCAACATTGGCCTGCTCAATCCGCTCGACGTATGCCAACGCGTCGAGGCCGCTTGGAAAGAGGGCAAGGCCCCGATCAACGCCGCCGAGGGCTTCATCCGCCAGATTCTCGGCTGGCGCGAATACGTCCGCGGCATCTACTTCCACGAAGGGCCGGAGTATCCGCGCCGCAACGCCCTGAACCACCAGCGCAGCCTGCCGCCGCTCTACTGGGGCGCCGAAACCAAGATGAACTGCCTGTCGCAGGCGGTAAAACAGACCGAGGAAGAGGCCTACGCCCACCACATCCAGCGGCTGATGATCACCGGCAACTTCGCCCTGATCGCGCAGATCAATCCGGCGGAGGTCCACGAATGGTATCTTGAGGTCTACATCGACGCCTTCGAATGGGTCGAAGCCCCCAACACCGTGGGCATGAGCCAATTCGCCGATGGCGGCGTCATCGCGTCAAAGCCTTATGTCTCCTCTGGCAACTACATCAACAAGATGTCCGACTACTGCGGCGCCTGCGCCTATTCGGTGAGCAAGAAAACAGGGGAAGGGACCTGCCCCTTCAACCTGCTTTACTGGCATTTCCTGCTGCGACATCGCGACAGATTTGAACAAGGCCCCCGCACCGCCCAGATGTACAGAACATGGGACAGGATGGATGAGGCCCGGCGCAAGACCGTGCTGCGCGAAGCCGAAACCTTCCTCGACAGAATGAGCAAAGGCGAAACCGTATGA
- a CDS encoding cation:proton antiporter, whose protein sequence is MEEFLYQAVIYLSAAVVAVPISARLGMGSVLGYLLSGIVIGPILGLVGSETQELQHFAEFGVVVMLFLIGLELEPKALWNMRHRLLGLGGLQVVGTSLVIAGCGMALGLTWSLALAVGMTFALSSTAIVLQTLSEKGLMQSPGGRSIISVLLTQDIAVIPILAILPLLPVAFVPQLDDSGAIQVGGEEAHHAMSLVEGLPGWGVALVTVGAVAAVILAGIFLTRPLFKFIHMAKLRELYTATALLMVVMIAFLMNLVGLSPALGTFLGGVMLANSEFRHQIEADLNPFKGLLLGLFFITVGAGINFTVLWNNIFTIIGLTLGVMLVKGLILFALAWMFKLRTKGQWLFTLGLAQAGEFGFVLVGFMTGQRMLDPVLAQILLLVVAMTMLLTPLFFILYEKLSERMAEESEAPEPDEMDETAPVIIAGLGRFGQVVSRMVSAAGVNTTVLDHNLETINLLRRFGFKGFFGDPTRPELLHAAGIHHARVLVVALDNPKTAVQLVHYAREVRPDIHIIARARDRLHVYELYKAGANDIIRELFDSSLRAGRYVLENMEFSEFEASEVERRFYKHDRHILRELAELWNPDIPLSHNEAYVARTRELNSELEAALVREILQGRSQGGADAAE, encoded by the coding sequence ATGGAAGAGTTCCTTTATCAGGCGGTGATCTACCTCAGCGCGGCTGTGGTCGCGGTGCCGATTTCGGCGCGGCTCGGCATGGGATCGGTGCTGGGATACCTGCTTTCAGGCATCGTGATTGGCCCGATCCTCGGCCTTGTGGGGAGCGAAACGCAGGAGCTTCAACACTTCGCCGAGTTCGGCGTGGTGGTGATGCTCTTCCTGATCGGTCTGGAGCTGGAGCCGAAGGCGCTGTGGAACATGCGGCACCGGCTCTTGGGGCTTGGCGGGCTTCAGGTGGTGGGCACCTCCCTTGTGATTGCGGGCTGCGGCATGGCGCTTGGCCTTACGTGGAGCCTTGCGCTTGCCGTGGGCATGACCTTTGCCCTCTCCTCCACCGCGATCGTGCTGCAGACCCTCAGCGAGAAGGGGCTGATGCAGTCGCCCGGCGGGCGCTCGATCATCTCGGTGCTGCTGACGCAGGATATCGCGGTGATCCCGATCCTGGCGATCCTGCCGCTGCTGCCGGTGGCCTTTGTGCCCCAGCTCGATGACAGTGGGGCCATTCAGGTAGGCGGCGAAGAGGCGCATCATGCGATGTCGCTGGTCGAGGGGCTGCCGGGCTGGGGCGTGGCGCTGGTGACGGTCGGCGCGGTGGCGGCGGTGATCCTTGCCGGCATCTTCCTGACGCGGCCGCTGTTCAAGTTCATCCACATGGCCAAGCTGCGCGAGCTTTACACCGCCACAGCCCTGCTGATGGTGGTGATGATCGCCTTCCTGATGAACCTTGTGGGCCTCTCCCCTGCCCTCGGCACCTTCCTCGGCGGCGTGATGCTCGCGAACTCGGAGTTCCGCCACCAGATCGAGGCCGACCTGAACCCGTTCAAGGGGCTGCTGCTTGGCCTCTTCTTCATCACCGTGGGCGCGGGCATCAACTTTACCGTGCTGTGGAACAACATCTTCACCATCATCGGCCTCACGCTGGGGGTGATGCTGGTGAAGGGGCTGATCCTCTTTGCGCTGGCGTGGATGTTCAAGCTGCGCACCAAGGGGCAATGGCTCTTTACCCTCGGTCTGGCGCAGGCCGGTGAGTTTGGCTTCGTGCTGGTGGGCTTCATGACCGGGCAGCGCATGCTGGACCCGGTGCTGGCGCAGATCCTGCTGCTGGTGGTGGCCATGACCATGCTGCTCACGCCGCTGTTCTTCATCCTCTACGAGAAGCTTTCGGAGCGGATGGCGGAGGAGAGCGAGGCACCGGAGCCGGACGAGATGGACGAGACCGCGCCGGTGATCATCGCCGGGCTAGGCCGCTTCGGGCAGGTGGTGAGCCGGATGGTCAGCGCCGCCGGGGTGAACACCACCGTGCTCGACCATAACCTTGAAACCATCAACCTTCTGCGGCGCTTCGGCTTCAAGGGGTTCTTTGGCGACCCGACGCGCCCGGAGTTGCTGCATGCCGCAGGCATCCACCATGCGCGGGTTCTGGTGGTGGCGCTCGACAACCCCAAGACCGCCGTGCAGCTGGTGCACTATGCCCGCGAGGTGCGGCCCGACATTCACATCATCGCCCGCGCGCGGGACCGGCTGCATGTGTATGAGCTCTACAAGGCGGGAGCGAATGACATCATCCGCGAGCTGTTCGACTCCAGCCTGCGGGCCGGGCGCTACGTGCTGGAGAACATGGAGTTCTCGGAGTTCGAGGCGAGCGAGGTGGAGCGCCGGTTCTACAAGCACGACCGGCATATTTTGCGGGAGCTGGCGGAGCTGTGGAACCCGGATATCCCGCTGAGCCACAACGAGGCCTATGTGGCCCGGACCCGGGAGCTGAATTCGGAGCTGGAGGCGGCGCTGGTGCGGGAGATCCTGCAGGGCCGGTCGCAGGGCGGTGCGGATGCGGCGGAGTGA
- a CDS encoding coniferyl aldehyde dehydrogenase: MTDLNQILETQRTAFLAAPPPDLATRRADLSRLAKAVKAKADVLAKAANDDFCRRAPSETKLLDLVPTINAIEYLDSNLRRFMAPERRSTHFALWPGKSRVHYQPKGVVGIISPWNYPYLLALAPLATALAAGNRVMLKPSEFTPACSAAMRELLEELFRPDQVAVVEGGPELGAEFSSLPFDHLFFTGGTEVGRKVMQAAAANLTPVTLELGGKSPAILAPGADMVEATASIAFGKLVNGGQTCIAPDYALVPKDKLDAFCEAMQAEAKKLYPSGTADENFTLPIHDRHAARLAKLADDAVAQGARRLPLLEGDNAPAMLLDVTGEMPVMQEEIFGPHLPVIPYDTIDDAISYINARPRPLALYHFGPDDEARDAVLTRTTSGGVTVNDTLLHVAVDDLPFGGIGPSGLGSYHGPEGFKSMSHAKSVFTQRKPNGSHLIRPPYGKWTKRILKHFLG, encoded by the coding sequence ATGACCGACCTGAACCAGATCCTCGAGACCCAGCGCACCGCCTTCCTCGCCGCCCCGCCGCCCGATCTGGCCACCCGCCGCGCCGACCTCTCCCGCCTCGCCAAGGCGGTGAAGGCCAAGGCCGATGTGCTGGCCAAGGCGGCGAACGATGATTTCTGTCGCCGCGCGCCGAGCGAAACGAAGCTGCTCGACCTCGTGCCCACGATCAACGCTATCGAATATCTCGACAGCAACCTGCGCCGCTTCATGGCCCCCGAGCGCCGCAGCACCCATTTCGCCCTCTGGCCCGGCAAGTCCCGCGTCCACTACCAACCCAAGGGCGTGGTGGGCATCATCTCGCCCTGGAACTACCCCTACCTGCTGGCGCTCGCCCCGCTGGCCACGGCGCTGGCCGCAGGCAACCGCGTGATGCTGAAGCCCTCCGAGTTCACCCCCGCCTGCTCCGCCGCCATGCGCGAGCTGCTCGAAGAGCTCTTCCGCCCCGATCAGGTGGCCGTGGTCGAAGGCGGCCCCGAGCTGGGCGCGGAGTTTTCTTCGCTACCCTTCGATCATCTCTTCTTCACCGGCGGCACGGAAGTGGGCCGCAAGGTGATGCAGGCCGCCGCCGCCAACCTCACGCCCGTCACTCTTGAGCTGGGCGGCAAAAGCCCGGCCATCCTCGCCCCCGGGGCCGACATGGTCGAGGCCACCGCCTCCATCGCCTTTGGCAAGCTGGTCAACGGCGGCCAAACCTGCATCGCCCCCGATTACGCGCTTGTTCCGAAGGACAAGCTCGACGCCTTCTGCGAGGCCATGCAGGCCGAGGCCAAAAAGCTCTACCCCTCCGGCACCGCCGACGAAAACTTCACGCTCCCCATCCACGACCGCCACGCCGCCCGCCTCGCCAAACTGGCCGACGACGCCGTCGCCCAAGGCGCCCGCCGCCTCCCACTGTTGGAGGGCGATAACGCTCCTGCGATGCTGCTCGACGTGACGGGTGAAATGCCCGTGATGCAGGAAGAAATCTTCGGCCCCCACCTGCCCGTCATCCCATACGACACGATCGATGACGCCATCAGCTACATCAACGCTCGCCCGCGCCCCCTCGCGCTTTACCACTTCGGCCCCGATGACGAGGCCCGCGACGCCGTACTCACTCGCACCACCTCCGGCGGCGTTACGGTGAATGACACGCTCCTGCATGTTGCCGTCGATGACCTCCCCTTCGGCGGCATCGGCCCCTCCGGCCTCGGCAGCTACCACGGGCCAGAAGGCTTCAAGTCGATGAGCCACGCCAAGTCAGTCTTCACCCAGCGCA
- the hppD gene encoding 4-hydroxyphenylpyruvate dioxygenase, whose protein sequence is MGPFPHDAPKATITPENPAGTDGFEFVEFAHPDPEHLRETFRAMGYTHVATHKTKRIELWQQGDISYLLNDEPGTHGRDFVEEHGPCAPSMGWRVVDAQHAFGHAVKNGAEPYEGPGKTMDVPAIRGIGGSLIYFIEDYFETSAYNAEFDWHDSAHPMGVGFYYLDHLTHNVFKGNMDKWFQFYGKLFNFREIRFFDIEGKFTGLFSRALTSPCGRIRIPINEDRGETGQIVAYLKKYNGEGIQHIAVGARDIYEATDQIAEMGVKFMPGPPETYYKMSKDRVQGHDEPLDRMMKHGILIDGEGVVDGGETRILLQIFSKTVIGPIFFEFIQRKGDDGFGEGNFKALFESIEQEQIESGELKPEDAA, encoded by the coding sequence ATGGGCCCCTTCCCCCACGACGCCCCCAAGGCGACGATCACCCCCGAAAACCCCGCCGGCACCGATGGCTTCGAGTTCGTCGAATTCGCCCACCCCGACCCCGAGCACCTGCGCGAGACCTTCCGCGCGATGGGTTACACCCACGTAGCCACCCACAAGACCAAGCGCATCGAGCTTTGGCAGCAGGGCGATATCAGTTACCTGCTGAACGACGAGCCCGGCACCCACGGTCGCGACTTCGTTGAAGAGCACGGCCCCTGCGCCCCCTCCATGGGCTGGCGCGTGGTGGATGCGCAGCACGCCTTCGGCCATGCCGTGAAAAACGGCGCCGAGCCTTATGAAGGCCCCGGCAAAACGATGGACGTGCCCGCCATTCGCGGCATCGGCGGCAGCCTGATCTACTTCATCGAGGATTATTTCGAGACCAGCGCCTACAACGCCGAGTTCGACTGGCACGACAGCGCCCACCCCATGGGCGTGGGCTTCTACTACCTCGACCACCTCACCCATAACGTCTTCAAGGGCAACATGGACAAGTGGTTCCAGTTCTACGGCAAGCTCTTCAACTTCCGTGAGATCCGCTTCTTCGACATCGAGGGCAAGTTCACCGGCCTCTTCTCCCGCGCCCTGACCTCCCCCTGCGGCCGCATCCGTATCCCGATCAACGAGGACCGGGGCGAGACCGGCCAGATCGTCGCCTACCTGAAAAAGTACAACGGCGAGGGCATCCAGCACATCGCCGTGGGCGCACGTGATATCTACGAGGCGACCGACCAGATCGCCGAGATGGGCGTCAAGTTCATGCCCGGCCCGCCCGAGACCTATTACAAGATGAGCAAGGACCGCGTGCAGGGCCACGACGAGCCGCTCGACCGGATGATGAAGCACGGCATCCTGATCGACGGCGAGGGCGTGGTGGACGGCGGCGAAACCCGTATCCTGCTCCAGATCTTCTCGAAAACCGTGATCGGCCCGATCTTCTTCGAGTTCATTCAGCGCAAGGGCGATGACGGCTTCGGCGAGGGCAACTTCAAGGCGCTCTTCGAGAGCATCGAGCAGGAGCAGATCGAGAGCGGCGAGTTGAAGCCGGAAGACGCCGCCTGA
- a CDS encoding Lrp/AsnC family transcriptional regulator codes for MLDKTDSFLLRLLQQDANQTAETLGQKLGLSPSQAGRRRQRLEAEGLIAGYGARVDPEAVGLGVQAMIQVHMAAHAPDAAQSFARLVERTGEITSAWVMTGDADYLLRIYCRDLAALNRLVQEVLLPHPSVARVQSQIVMDQLKPDGPLPL; via the coding sequence ATACTCGACAAAACCGACTCATTCCTGCTTCGGCTCCTGCAACAGGATGCCAACCAGACCGCCGAGACCCTTGGCCAGAAGCTGGGCCTCAGCCCGAGCCAAGCCGGGCGGCGGCGGCAGCGGCTGGAGGCGGAGGGGCTGATCGCGGGCTACGGCGCGCGGGTGGACCCGGAGGCAGTGGGGCTGGGGGTGCAGGCGATGATTCAGGTGCATATGGCCGCCCATGCCCCCGATGCTGCGCAGAGCTTTGCCCGGCTGGTGGAGCGCACCGGCGAGATTACCAGCGCATGGGTGATGACCGGCGATGCCGATTACCTGCTGCGCATCTACTGCCGCGATCTGGCGGCCCTCAACCGGCTGGTGCAGGAAGTTCTGCTGCCCCACCCCTCGGTCGCGCGGGTGCAAAGCCAGATCGTGATGGACCAGCTTAAGCCCGACGGCCCCCTGCCTCTGTGA
- a CDS encoding DUF2239 family protein — translation MDETFTAFEGARRVAQGTRAALTEALRANGYGPGAALLVFSDLTGRETDLDLSAPPAPPADTAPRGRGRPKLGVRAKEVTLLPRHWEWLASQRGGASATLRRLVEEAIRQPNPAARRDAAYAFCTAIAGDLPGYEEAMRALYAGEGFAGAVAHWPDDVRAHALWLARAPDGTAPQP, via the coding sequence ATGGACGAGACATTCACCGCATTCGAGGGTGCCCGGCGAGTGGCGCAGGGCACGCGAGCCGCGCTGACCGAGGCGCTGCGGGCCAACGGGTACGGGCCGGGCGCGGCGCTGCTGGTGTTCAGCGATTTGACAGGGCGGGAGACGGACCTCGACCTTTCAGCCCCGCCTGCCCCGCCCGCCGACACAGCGCCGCGCGGGCGCGGACGGCCCAAGCTGGGGGTGCGGGCCAAGGAAGTGACCCTCCTGCCGCGCCATTGGGAGTGGCTGGCCAGCCAGCGCGGCGGGGCCTCGGCCACGCTCAGGCGGCTGGTGGAAGAAGCGATACGGCAGCCCAACCCGGCGGCGCGGCGCGATGCGGCCTATGCCTTTTGCACCGCCATCGCGGGCGACCTGCCGGGCTATGAAGAGGCGATGCGGGCGCTCTATGCCGGCGAGGGGTTTGCCGGGGCGGTGGCGCATTGGCCGGACGATGTTCGGGCCCACGCGCTGTGGCTTGCCAGGGCGCCAGACGGCACCGCCCCTCAGCCGTAG
- a CDS encoding VOC family protein, whose translation MRYVHTMVRITDVEESLDFWVTKFGLEEIRRIDNEQGKFTLIFLAAPKDAASAKETRAPELELTYNWDSDEKYETARAWGHLAYRVDDIYATCQKLMDAGVTINRPPRDGRMAFVKSPDNISIELIQEGDALPSAEPWASMENTGDW comes from the coding sequence ATGCGCTACGTTCACACCATGGTCCGGATTACCGATGTCGAGGAAAGTCTCGATTTCTGGGTCACCAAATTCGGCCTCGAAGAGATCCGCCGGATCGACAACGAGCAGGGCAAGTTCACCCTCATCTTCCTCGCCGCCCCCAAGGACGCCGCCAGCGCCAAGGAGACCCGCGCCCCCGAACTGGAGCTGACCTACAACTGGGACAGCGACGAGAAATACGAGACCGCCCGCGCATGGGGCCACCTCGCCTACCGGGTCGATGACATCTACGCCACCTGCCAGAAGCTGATGGACGCGGGCGTCACCATCAACCGCCCCCCGCGCGATGGCCGCATGGCCTTCGTCAAGTCGCCCGACAACATCTCGATTGAGCTGATCCAGGAGGGCGACGCCCTGCCAAGCGCCGAGCCCTGGGCCTCGATGGAAAACACCGGCGACTGGTGA
- the kdsA gene encoding 3-deoxy-8-phosphooctulonate synthase produces the protein MKSVDLGRFSIANDKPFALLAGPCQLESLDHARMLAEKIGAAAGERGIPFVFKASYDKANRTSLSGKRGLGIEKGLEVLAAIREEFGCPVVTDVHDVAQAQRAGEVVDILQIPAFLCRQTDLLLAAGKAGKAINVKKGQFLAPWDMANVAEKIASTGNERIMLCERGTSFGYNALVSDFRGLPIMAETGYPVVFDATHSVQQPGGLGGSTGGKREYVPVLAAAAVAVGCAAVFMEVHENPDNAPSDGPNMLRLADLPAVLDRLKALDAVTKG, from the coding sequence ATGAAATCGGTGGACCTCGGCAGGTTTTCCATTGCGAACGACAAACCCTTTGCCCTGCTGGCCGGCCCCTGCCAGCTGGAGAGCCTCGACCATGCGCGGATGCTGGCCGAGAAGATCGGCGCGGCGGCGGGCGAGCGCGGCATCCCTTTCGTGTTCAAGGCGAGCTACGACAAGGCCAACCGCACCTCGCTCTCTGGCAAGCGGGGGCTTGGGATCGAGAAGGGGCTGGAAGTGCTGGCCGCGATCCGCGAGGAGTTCGGCTGCCCTGTAGTGACCGATGTGCACGATGTGGCGCAGGCGCAGCGGGCGGGCGAGGTGGTGGATATCCTGCAGATCCCGGCGTTCCTTTGCCGCCAGACCGACCTGCTGCTGGCCGCCGGAAAGGCGGGCAAGGCGATCAACGTGAAGAAGGGGCAGTTTCTGGCGCCTTGGGACATGGCCAATGTGGCCGAAAAGATCGCGAGCACGGGTAATGAGCGGATCATGCTCTGCGAGCGCGGCACGAGCTTTGGCTACAACGCACTGGTGAGCGACTTCCGCGGCCTGCCAATCATGGCAGAGACGGGCTATCCGGTGGTGTTCGACGCGACCCATTCGGTGCAGCAGCCGGGCGGGCTTGGCGGCTCGACGGGTGGCAAGCGCGAGTATGTGCCCGTGCTGGCGGCAGCGGCCGTGGCGGTGGGCTGCGCGGCTGTCTTCATGGAAGTGCATGAAAACCCCGACAACGCGCCTTCGGACGGGCCGAACATGCTGCGGCTGGCGGACCTGCCGGCGGTGCTGGACAGGTTGAAGGCGCTGGACGCGGTCACGAAGGGCTGA